In Phreatobacter stygius, a genomic segment contains:
- a CDS encoding mucoidy inhibitor MuiA family protein, producing MLPQRIVALSVLFLLPTAVASAAEFDLPSRVEAVTVFPDGASITRRFSVEVPAGEHVLVLGDLPPSADPGSLRVAGAGEGRLVIGSVDARQPRAFERTDPARVQQLEALRDERLSLDDRIGAERLRKRAAEALVAGSTLAGGERGLNVGEARQAFAAAVEETNAADRAIRQAEQRQRVLDREIATIEAALRQQPPQRLEARIAVEAGAAFRGDLTVTYAVRGARWSPVYDARLTTSGAKPALELVRRAEIRQETGEDWPNVAMTVSTVRIARGGAAPQLASMIIRFSEPRRSAVDAIGAGSPRGYAAAPAPTTPAITAGDDTRRLERGRVDEAEAVVEAAGFQAAFVLPGRTTITSGDGARALRIASTAIEPQLISRATPSVDPTAFLEAQFKYAGEVPLMPGRVSLYRDGVFAGRTQIAAATRDDVVNLGFGPDDLVRLEYQVVRRTDGSAGIITSSRTEEREFKIIARNGAQSPRQLVIEDRLPVTEVQDITVEALPGATAPTARDVKGRRGIVEWAFDLAPGASREIRHGWRLRWPADKVLAPVQGRS from the coding sequence ATGTTGCCGCAACGCATCGTTGCCTTGTCCGTGCTGTTCCTGTTGCCGACGGCGGTGGCAAGCGCCGCCGAGTTCGACCTGCCGTCGCGCGTCGAGGCGGTCACGGTTTTCCCCGACGGCGCCAGCATCACCCGCCGCTTTTCGGTCGAGGTGCCGGCCGGCGAACATGTCCTGGTGCTCGGCGACCTGCCGCCCAGCGCCGATCCGGGCTCGCTCCGGGTCGCCGGCGCCGGCGAGGGCCGGCTGGTCATCGGTTCGGTCGATGCCCGCCAGCCGCGCGCCTTCGAGCGGACCGATCCGGCGCGGGTGCAGCAGCTCGAAGCATTGCGCGACGAGCGTCTGTCGCTGGACGACCGGATCGGTGCCGAGCGCCTGCGCAAGCGCGCCGCCGAAGCCCTGGTCGCCGGCTCGACGCTGGCCGGTGGCGAGCGTGGCTTGAATGTCGGCGAAGCGCGCCAGGCCTTTGCCGCGGCGGTGGAGGAGACCAATGCCGCCGATCGTGCCATCCGCCAGGCCGAGCAGCGCCAGCGCGTGCTCGACCGCGAGATCGCAACCATCGAGGCGGCGCTGCGCCAGCAGCCGCCGCAACGCCTCGAAGCGCGCATCGCGGTGGAGGCCGGAGCTGCGTTCCGTGGCGACCTGACCGTGACCTATGCCGTGCGCGGCGCGCGCTGGTCGCCGGTCTATGACGCCAGGCTCACGACATCGGGCGCAAAGCCGGCGCTCGAACTGGTCCGGCGGGCCGAGATCCGCCAGGAAACCGGCGAGGACTGGCCAAACGTCGCGATGACCGTTTCGACCGTCAGGATCGCGCGCGGCGGCGCCGCGCCGCAACTGGCCTCGATGATCATCCGCTTCAGCGAACCACGCCGGTCGGCGGTCGACGCCATCGGCGCCGGCTCGCCGCGGGGCTATGCCGCAGCTCCGGCGCCCACGACCCCGGCGATAACCGCCGGTGATGACACGCGAAGGCTGGAGCGTGGCCGGGTCGACGAGGCCGAGGCGGTTGTCGAGGCGGCTGGCTTCCAGGCCGCTTTCGTGCTTCCCGGCCGCACCACCATCACCTCCGGTGACGGCGCCAGGGCCTTGCGGATCGCGTCGACGGCGATCGAGCCGCAGCTGATTTCGCGGGCGACGCCGAGCGTCGATCCGACCGCCTTCCTCGAAGCGCAGTTCAAATATGCCGGCGAGGTGCCGCTGATGCCCGGCCGGGTGTCGCTCTACCGCGACGGCGTCTTCGCCGGCCGCACCCAGATCGCCGCCGCGACCCGCGACGATGTCGTCAATCTCGGCTTCGGCCCGGATGATCTGGTCCGGCTCGAATATCAGGTGGTCCGGCGCACCGACGGTTCGGCCGGCATCATCACTTCGTCGCGGACCGAGGAGCGCGAGTTCAAGATCATCGCGCGCAATGGCGCGCAGAGCCCGCGCCAGCTGGTCATCGAGGATCGCCTGCCGGTGACCGAGGTCCAGGACATCACGGTCGAAGCGCTGCCCGGAGCGACCGCGCCGACGGCGCGCGACGTCAAGGGACGGCGTGGAATCGTCGAATGGGCCTTCGATCTGGCGCCCGGCGCGTCGCGTGAGATTCGCCACGGGTGGCGGCTGCGCTGGCCGGCCGACAAGGTGCTCGCCCCGGTCCAGGGACGTTCCTGA
- the pstB gene encoding phosphate ABC transporter ATP-binding protein PstB: MSSVRNLEIAVSAAGKAPAQPGRPKLTGRNVNVFYGDKQAIKDVNVDIPERSVMAFIGPSGCGKSTFLRCFNRMNDTIPICRVTGDIRIDTQDINDKALDVVQLRARVGMVFQKPNPFPKSIYENVAYGPRIHGLVRTRLGLDQVVETSLKKAGLWNEVKDRLNDSGTGLSGGQQQRLCIARAIAVSPEVILMDEPCSALDPIATARIEELIDELKQNFTIVIVTHSMQQAARVSERTAFFHLGVLVEEGATDQIFTNPRDKRTRDYITGRFG; encoded by the coding sequence ATGAGTTCGGTTCGCAATCTCGAGATCGCGGTTTCGGCCGCCGGCAAGGCGCCGGCGCAGCCTGGCCGGCCGAAGCTCACCGGCCGGAACGTCAACGTCTTCTATGGCGACAAGCAGGCCATCAAGGACGTCAATGTCGATATTCCCGAGCGCTCGGTCATGGCTTTCATCGGCCCCTCGGGCTGCGGCAAGTCGACCTTCCTGCGCTGCTTCAACCGGATGAACGACACCATCCCGATCTGCCGGGTGACCGGCGACATCCGGATCGATACCCAGGACATCAACGACAAGGCGCTCGACGTGGTGCAATTGCGCGCCCGCGTCGGCATGGTGTTCCAGAAGCCGAACCCTTTCCCCAAGTCGATCTATGAGAACGTCGCCTATGGGCCGCGCATCCATGGCCTGGTCAGGACCCGTCTCGGCCTCGACCAGGTGGTCGAGACCTCGCTGAAGAAGGCCGGCCTGTGGAACGAGGTGAAGGACCGGCTCAATGATTCAGGCACCGGCCTGTCCGGCGGCCAGCAGCAACGCCTGTGCATTGCCCGGGCGATCGCTGTCAGCCCGGAGGTGATCCTGATGGACGAGCCGTGCTCGGCGCTGGATCCGATCGCCACCGCCCGTATCGAGGAACTGATCGACGAGCTGAAGCAGAACTTCACCATCGTCATCGTCACCCATTCGATGCAGCAGGCCGCCCGCGTGTCGGAGCGCACCGCCTTCTTCCATCTCGGCGTGTTGGTCGAGGAGGGCGCGACCGATCAGATCTTCACCAATCCGCGCGACAAGCGCACCCGCGACTATATTACAGGCCGCTTCGGCTGA
- the pstC gene encoding phosphate ABC transporter permease subunit PstC has product MFPILSGLLVAIAIICLPLGRRRSAVLAGPDFAAMHSRPGYHGWWLALMTAGPAFAVLALWSLVAPRLVRASLFAEFSAETAGFSRAQRDGFWRDVQAIAGGDVAALRDGLREQAALAFARLDEISVAAMIAVMVVVGAVGFVIAWRAISPGFRARDRVEGAVRLFLMASAGLAVLTTIGIVLSLIVESLRFFSMINPIDFLFGLTWTPQQMAFRADQVGGTAAFGFVPLLAGTLLITTIAIAVAAPIGILAAIYLSDYASAPVRAVGKPMLEILAGIPTVVYGFFAALTVAPLVRNGGQGLGFDVSSESALAAGVVMGIMIVPFVSSLSDDVINAVPQSLRDGSMGLGATRSETIRKVVLPAALPGIVSALVLAISRAIGETMIVVMAAGMAANLTLNPLEAVTTVTVQIGTLLTGDQEFDSPKTLAAFALGLALFAITLALNLVALRVVKTYREQYD; this is encoded by the coding sequence ATGTTCCCAATCCTGTCCGGCCTTCTCGTCGCGATCGCCATCATCTGCCTGCCGCTCGGGCGCAGGCGGTCGGCCGTGCTGGCGGGCCCGGATTTTGCGGCGATGCATTCCAGGCCGGGCTATCATGGCTGGTGGCTCGCGCTGATGACCGCCGGCCCGGCATTCGCCGTGCTGGCGTTGTGGTCGCTGGTCGCGCCACGCCTCGTGCGGGCCTCGCTGTTCGCTGAATTCTCGGCCGAGACGGCTGGCTTCAGCCGCGCCCAGCGCGACGGCTTCTGGCGCGACGTGCAGGCCATTGCCGGAGGTGATGTCGCGGCCTTGCGCGACGGCTTGCGCGAACAGGCGGCACTTGCCTTCGCCAGGCTGGATGAGATCTCGGTCGCCGCCATGATCGCCGTCATGGTGGTGGTCGGTGCCGTGGGCTTCGTGATCGCCTGGCGGGCGATTTCGCCAGGCTTTCGTGCCCGCGACCGGGTGGAAGGCGCGGTCCGGCTGTTCCTGATGGCATCGGCGGGGCTCGCCGTCCTGACCACCATCGGCATCGTGCTGTCGCTGATCGTGGAATCGCTGCGGTTCTTTTCGATGATCAATCCGATCGATTTCCTGTTCGGACTGACCTGGACACCGCAGCAGATGGCGTTCCGGGCCGATCAGGTCGGCGGCACCGCGGCTTTCGGTTTCGTGCCCCTGCTCGCCGGCACATTGCTGATCACGACGATCGCAATTGCGGTCGCCGCGCCCATCGGCATTCTTGCGGCCATCTACCTCTCCGACTATGCCTCGGCGCCCGTGCGCGCGGTCGGCAAGCCGATGCTGGAGATTCTCGCCGGCATTCCGACCGTGGTCTATGGCTTCTTCGCGGCCCTGACGGTCGCGCCGCTCGTCCGCAATGGCGGCCAGGGCCTCGGTTTCGACGTCTCCTCGGAAAGCGCGCTGGCCGCCGGGGTGGTCATGGGCATCATGATCGTGCCCTTCGTGTCGTCGCTCTCCGACGACGTCATCAATGCGGTGCCGCAGTCGTTGCGCGACGGTTCGATGGGGCTCGGCGCGACCAGATCCGAAACCATCAGGAAGGTCGTGCTGCCAGCGGCCTTGCCGGGCATCGTCTCGGCCCTGGTCCTGGCGATCTCGCGCGCCATTGGCGAAACCATGATCGTGGTCATGGCCGCCGGCATGGCGGCCAACCTGACGCTCAATCCGCTCGAGGCGGTCACCACGGTCACCGTCCAGATCGGCACGCTTCTGACCGGCGATCAGGAGTTCGACAGCCCGAAGACACTTGCCGCCTTCGCGCTGGGGCTGGCTTTGTTCGCGATCACGCTCGCGCTCAATCTGGTGGCGCTGCGCGTCGTCAAGACCTACCGGGAACAGTATGACTGA
- a CDS encoding substrate-binding domain-containing protein, which yields MTSVALISWAVLAVGGTLMVATPAGAQSRDRIQVTGSSTVFPFTAAVAERFGQKHGKAPIVEATGTGGGMRLFCGGVGSHTPDVVNASRRMTPSEFDACRRNGVTPIEVRVGFDGIVIANSRATGGMQITLEQLYMALAAEVPNAQGQLVANPHRSWSDISPNLPAQKIEVLGPPPTSGTRDALNERGLLEGCKEAQRRLDVRIDARACQQVRADGAYVEAGENDNIIVQRLQANTGAFGIFGYSFMEENQDKIQSARIDGVEGTVDTIASGRYPLARSLFIYVKRDHIGVIPGLQAFVDEYVSEAAMGEDGYLERKGLVPLQRAEREAVARAARSATGMTGL from the coding sequence GTGACATCAGTTGCCCTGATCTCCTGGGCGGTCCTGGCGGTCGGCGGCACGCTGATGGTCGCCACGCCGGCCGGGGCACAGAGCCGCGACCGGATCCAGGTCACCGGTTCGTCGACGGTTTTCCCCTTCACCGCGGCGGTGGCCGAACGGTTCGGCCAGAAGCACGGCAAGGCGCCGATTGTCGAGGCGACCGGCACGGGCGGTGGCATGCGCCTGTTCTGCGGCGGGGTCGGCAGCCACACCCCCGATGTCGTCAATGCCTCGCGCCGGATGACGCCGTCGGAGTTCGACGCCTGCCGGCGCAACGGCGTGACGCCGATCGAGGTGAGGGTTGGCTTCGATGGCATCGTCATCGCCAATTCCCGCGCCACGGGTGGCATGCAGATCACGCTCGAGCAGCTCTACATGGCGCTCGCCGCGGAGGTGCCGAATGCCCAGGGCCAGCTTGTCGCCAATCCGCACCGCTCCTGGTCGGACATCTCACCGAACCTGCCGGCGCAGAAGATCGAGGTGCTCGGTCCGCCGCCGACCTCGGGCACGCGCGACGCGCTGAACGAGCGCGGCCTGCTCGAAGGCTGCAAGGAGGCCCAGCGGCGCCTGGACGTTCGGATCGATGCGCGCGCCTGCCAGCAGGTGCGCGCCGACGGCGCCTATGTCGAGGCCGGCGAGAACGACAACATCATCGTCCAGCGCTTGCAGGCCAATACCGGCGCGTTCGGGATTTTCGGCTACTCCTTCATGGAAGAGAACCAGGACAAGATCCAGAGCGCGCGCATCGACGGCGTCGAGGGCACGGTGGACACGATCGCCTCCGGCCGCTACCCGCTGGCCCGCTCATTGTTCATCTATGTGAAGAGGGACCATATCGGCGTGATCCCGGGCCTGCAGGCATTTGTCGACGAATATGTCTCCGAGGCGGCCATGGGCGAGGACGGCTATCTCGAGCGCAAGGGTCTGGTGCCGCTGCAGCGGGCCGAGCGCGAGGCGGTTGCGCGCGCCGCGCGTAGTGCGACCGGCATGACCGGTCTTTGA
- a CDS encoding DMT family transporter — translation MRLNDNPYLVLAATTLIWAGNAVASRMAVGHVSPMMLTTLRWVGTLAIMVAVAGPAFRQEWPAIKANAWWIAIMGVVGFTGFNALFYLAAQYTTAVNMGIIQGSIPVMVLIGAFLAHRTRITGLQMIGIVVTLVGIVTLATRGHLEQLLGLAFNLGDLLMLVGCLGYAAYTVALRDRPKISPQPFFLGLSAVALISSLPLVAAEFATGTALWPDWKALAIIAYVAVLPGFVAQLLFMRGVELIGPGRAGLWVNLVPVWAAILGPLILGELFAWYHAVALVLVLGGIAVAESGKR, via the coding sequence ATGCGCCTCAACGACAACCCCTACCTTGTCCTGGCTGCCACCACCTTGATCTGGGCCGGCAACGCGGTCGCGAGCCGCATGGCGGTCGGCCATGTCTCGCCGATGATGCTGACCACTTTGCGCTGGGTCGGCACGCTCGCGATCATGGTCGCGGTGGCCGGCCCGGCCTTCCGGCAGGAATGGCCCGCGATCAAGGCCAATGCCTGGTGGATCGCCATCATGGGCGTGGTTGGCTTCACCGGCTTCAACGCCCTGTTCTACCTGGCGGCGCAATATACCACCGCGGTGAACATGGGCATCATCCAGGGCTCCATCCCGGTCATGGTGCTGATCGGCGCCTTTCTCGCCCATCGCACCCGGATCACCGGCCTGCAGATGATCGGCATCGTGGTGACCCTCGTCGGCATCGTGACGCTGGCGACCCGGGGCCATCTGGAACAATTGCTCGGGCTCGCCTTCAATCTCGGCGACCTGCTCATGCTGGTCGGCTGCCTCGGTTATGCCGCCTATACGGTGGCGCTGCGCGACCGGCCGAAGATTTCGCCGCAGCCATTCTTCCTTGGCCTGTCGGCGGTGGCGCTGATCTCGTCGCTGCCGCTGGTCGCGGCGGAATTCGCCACCGGAACCGCGCTCTGGCCGGACTGGAAGGCGCTTGCGATCATTGCCTATGTGGCGGTGCTGCCGGGCTTCGTCGCCCAGCTTCTGTTCATGCGCGGGGTCGAACTGATCGGCCCCGGCCGGGCCGGTCTCTGGGTCAATCTCGTGCCGGTCTGGGCGGCGATCCTCGGACCGCTGATCCTTGGCGAACTCTTCGCCTGGTACCATGCGGTGGCGCTGGTGCTGGTGCTCGGCGGCATCGCGGTCGCCGAAAGCGGCAAGCGCTAG
- the serA gene encoding phosphoglycerate dehydrogenase: MAPRVLISDALSPAAVQIFRDRGIDVDFQPALGKDKDKLAAIIGDYDGLAIRSASKVTPAILANGTKLKVIGRAGIGVDNVDIPAATAKGIIVMNTPFGNSITTAEHAVAMMFSIARQIPDADRTTQAGKWEKNKYMGVELTSKTLGIIGCGNIGSIVADRALGLKMKVIAFDPYLSPERAISIGVEKVDLEDLLRRADFITLHVPMTAQTRNVLSREAIAKTKKGVRIINCARGGLVDEVALREALDSGHVAGAAFDVFSEEPATTNPLFGHPNVICTPHLGAATTEAQENVALQVAEQMSDYLLTGAITNAVNFPSISAEEAPKLRPFVALAEKLGSFLGQLTEAPIKGIRIEFEGAVADLNVRPLTAAAVTGVLRPFLSDINMVNAVGIATEKGITVDEVKREAPGNLESRILITVDAEDMPRHAAGTVLADGKPRIVEIRHIAMDAEFAPHMLYVRNDDKPGFIGQFGMLLGNAGVNIATFNLGRDKPGGDAICFVAVDEKVSDELLAKIHEISHVKRARRLVF; the protein is encoded by the coding sequence ATGGCCCCTCGCGTTCTCATTTCCGATGCTCTCTCGCCCGCCGCCGTCCAGATCTTCAGGGATCGCGGCATCGATGTGGATTTCCAGCCGGCGCTCGGCAAGGACAAGGACAAGCTCGCCGCGATCATCGGCGACTATGACGGCCTGGCGATCCGCTCGGCCTCCAAGGTGACCCCGGCGATTCTCGCCAACGGCACCAAGCTGAAGGTGATCGGCCGCGCCGGCATCGGCGTCGACAATGTCGACATCCCCGCTGCCACCGCCAAGGGCATCATCGTGATGAACACGCCCTTCGGCAATTCGATCACGACCGCCGAACACGCGGTCGCGATGATGTTTTCCATTGCTCGCCAGATCCCCGATGCCGACCGCACCACCCAGGCCGGCAAATGGGAGAAGAACAAATATATGGGGGTCGAGCTGACCTCCAAGACGCTCGGCATCATCGGCTGCGGCAATATCGGTTCGATCGTCGCCGACCGCGCGCTCGGCCTGAAGATGAAGGTCATCGCCTTCGACCCCTATCTGTCGCCCGAGCGCGCCATTTCGATCGGTGTCGAGAAGGTCGACCTCGAGGACCTGCTGAGGCGTGCCGATTTCATCACGCTGCATGTGCCGATGACCGCGCAGACCCGCAACGTCCTGTCGCGCGAAGCGATCGCCAAGACCAAGAAGGGCGTGCGCATCATCAATTGCGCGCGTGGCGGCCTGGTCGACGAGGTGGCGCTGCGCGAGGCGCTCGATTCAGGCCATGTCGCGGGCGCCGCCTTCGACGTGTTCTCGGAAGAGCCGGCCACCACCAATCCGCTGTTCGGCCATCCCAATGTGATCTGCACGCCGCATCTGGGGGCTGCCACCACCGAGGCGCAGGAAAACGTCGCGCTGCAGGTGGCCGAGCAGATGTCCGACTATCTCCTGACCGGCGCGATCACCAATGCGGTGAATTTCCCGTCGATCTCGGCGGAAGAGGCACCGAAGCTCAGGCCCTTCGTGGCGCTCGCCGAAAAGCTCGGTTCGTTCCTCGGCCAGCTCACCGAGGCGCCGATCAAGGGCATCCGGATCGAGTTCGAAGGTGCGGTTGCCGATCTCAACGTCCGGCCGCTGACCGCCGCCGCGGTGACCGGCGTGCTCCGGCCGTTCCTCTCCGACATCAACATGGTCAATGCGGTCGGCATCGCGACCGAAAAGGGCATCACCGTCGACGAGGTGAAGCGCGAGGCGCCGGGCAATCTGGAAAGCCGCATCCTGATCACTGTCGATGCCGAGGACATGCCGCGCCATGCCGCCGGCACGGTGCTGGCCGACGGCAAGCCGCGCATCGTCGAGATCCGTCATATCGCCATGGACGCGGAATTCGCGCCGCACATGCTTTATGTCCGCAACGACGACAAGCCGGGGTTCATTGGCCAGTTCGGCATGCTGCTCGGCAATGCCGGGGTCAATATCGCGACCTTCAATCTCGGCCGCGACAAGCCCGGCGGGGATGCCATCTGTTTCGTCGCGGTGGACGAAAAGGTGTCCGACGAGCTGCTCGCCAAGATCCACGAGATCAGCCATGTGAAGCGGGCGCGCCGCCTGGTGTTCTGA
- a CDS encoding phosphoserine transaminase, with product MATTAPTARPRVPNFSSGPCAKRPGWSLKALGDASLGRSHRAKVGKAKLKLAIDLTREVLQVPADYRIGIVPASDTGAVEMALWSMLGARGVDMVSWESFGDGWVTDVVKQLKLADVRTITAGYGELPNLNKIDTKTRDVVFTWNGTTSGVRVPNGDWIAADREGLTICDATSAAFAQRLDWPKLDVVTFSWQKVLGGEAAHGMLILSPRAVERLETYKPSWPLPKIFRMTKGGKLIEGIFEGETINTPSMLCVEDYIDALKWGQKVGGLDGLVKRADGNARVIAKFVKANDWIDFLAVKPKTRSNTSVCLKFTDPAVTALPAEAQAAFAKGVVSTLEKEGVGLDLGHYRDAPPGLRIWCGATVQSRDLKALMPWIEWAFEAEKAKLKKAA from the coding sequence ATGGCGACCACCGCCCCTACCGCGCGTCCGCGCGTGCCTAACTTTTCGTCCGGCCCCTGCGCCAAGCGCCCCGGCTGGTCCCTCAAAGCTCTCGGCGACGCATCGCTCGGTCGCTCGCACCGCGCCAAGGTCGGCAAGGCCAAGCTCAAGCTTGCCATCGACCTGACCCGTGAGGTGTTGCAGGTGCCGGCGGATTACCGCATCGGCATCGTGCCGGCCTCCGATACCGGCGCCGTCGAGATGGCGCTCTGGTCGATGCTCGGCGCCCGCGGTGTCGACATGGTGTCCTGGGAAAGCTTCGGTGACGGTTGGGTCACCGATGTGGTCAAGCAGCTGAAGCTGGCCGACGTCCGCACCATCACCGCCGGTTATGGCGAGCTGCCGAACCTCAACAAGATCGACACCAAGACGCGCGACGTGGTGTTCACCTGGAACGGCACGACCTCCGGCGTGCGCGTGCCGAACGGCGACTGGATCGCCGCCGACCGCGAAGGCCTGACCATTTGCGACGCGACCTCGGCGGCCTTCGCGCAGCGGCTCGACTGGCCGAAGCTCGATGTCGTCACCTTCTCCTGGCAGAAGGTGCTGGGCGGCGAAGCGGCACACGGCATGCTGATCCTCAGCCCGCGTGCGGTCGAGCGCCTGGAGACCTACAAGCCGTCCTGGCCCTTGCCCAAGATCTTCCGCATGACCAAGGGCGGCAAGCTGATCGAAGGCATTTTCGAAGGCGAGACGATCAACACGCCGTCCATGCTCTGCGTCGAGGATTATATCGACGCGCTGAAATGGGGCCAGAAGGTCGGTGGTCTCGACGGGCTGGTGAAGCGTGCCGACGGCAATGCCCGGGTCATCGCCAAATTTGTCAAGGCGAATGACTGGATCGACTTCCTGGCGGTCAAGCCGAAGACCCGGTCGAACACTTCCGTGTGCCTGAAGTTCACCGATCCGGCGGTCACCGCATTGCCGGCCGAGGCCCAGGCGGCGTTTGCCAAGGGTGTCGTCTCGACGCTCGAAAAGGAAGGCGTCGGCCTCGATCTCGGCCACTATCGCGACGCCCCTCCGGGCCTGCGCATCTGGTGCGGCGCCACCGTCCAGTCGCGCGATCTGAAGGCGCTGATGCCGTGGATCGAATGGGCTTTCGAGGCCGAGAAGGCCAAGCTCAAGAAGGCGGCCTGA
- a CDS encoding ABC-F family ATP-binding cassette domain-containing protein, whose amino-acid sequence MALINLRNLGVTLGAPLFSNLNLALETGDRIGVVAANGRGKSTLLRSIAGTVEPTAGDIMRGRGLRIGHVAQDIPAGLMGTPFREAVCQALSVAEIEAEAWRADVVLDSLDVPQALRVLPLGRLSGGWQRLAMLARAWVADPDVLLLDEPTNHLDLARISQLEDWLNSLPRNAAVVIASHDRAFLDATTNRTLFLRPIASEVFSLPYARARVALDEIDASQERRYQRDMKMAQQLRRQAAKLNNIAVNSGSDLLTVKTKQLKQKAGRLEDGARPAHQERSAGAIKLANRGTHAKVLVSFDDAQVETPDGKLLFRTGKRWICQGDRIVLLGRNGAGKSRFVSLLKETIARPEAATEAIKVTPSLVLGHSDQGLAELADGDTPAGTISRRFEVGDQRARALLAGAGLDIDLQNRAVGNLSGGQKARLAMLVLRLTNPNFYLLDEPTNHLDIDGQEALEGELADQQASCLLVSHDRSFVRAVGNRFWLIEGRRLIELESAEPFFASVAGGRT is encoded by the coding sequence ATGGCATTGATCAACCTGCGCAATCTGGGCGTCACCTTGGGTGCGCCGCTCTTTTCGAACCTCAACCTTGCACTCGAAACCGGCGACCGGATCGGCGTGGTCGCCGCCAATGGCCGTGGCAAATCCACGCTGCTGCGGTCCATTGCCGGCACAGTCGAGCCGACCGCCGGCGACATCATGCGGGGGCGCGGCCTTCGCATTGGCCATGTCGCACAGGACATTCCCGCCGGCCTCATGGGAACGCCGTTTCGCGAGGCGGTCTGCCAGGCCCTGTCCGTGGCCGAGATCGAGGCCGAAGCCTGGCGGGCGGATGTCGTGCTCGATTCCCTCGATGTGCCGCAGGCGCTGCGTGTCCTGCCGCTCGGCCGGCTGAGCGGCGGCTGGCAAAGGCTCGCCATGCTGGCGCGCGCCTGGGTTGCCGATCCGGATGTCCTGCTTCTGGACGAGCCGACCAATCACCTCGATCTCGCCCGGATCAGCCAGCTGGAAGACTGGCTGAACAGCCTGCCGCGCAACGCTGCCGTTGTCATCGCGAGCCATGACCGGGCTTTCCTCGATGCCACGACCAATCGGACCTTGTTCCTCAGGCCGATCGCCTCGGAGGTCTTCTCGCTGCCCTACGCCCGCGCGCGGGTGGCGCTGGACGAAATCGACGCCTCGCAGGAGCGCCGCTATCAGCGCGACATGAAGATGGCCCAGCAACTGCGCCGGCAGGCCGCCAAGCTCAACAATATCGCCGTCAATTCGGGCAGCGACCTGCTGACCGTGAAAACCAAGCAGCTGAAGCAGAAGGCCGGTCGCCTGGAGGATGGCGCGCGGCCGGCGCATCAGGAACGCTCGGCCGGGGCCATCAAGCTCGCCAATCGCGGCACCCATGCCAAGGTCCTGGTGTCGTTCGACGACGCCCAAGTCGAAACGCCTGACGGAAAGCTCCTGTTCCGCACCGGCAAGCGCTGGATCTGCCAGGGCGACCGCATCGTCCTGCTTGGACGAAACGGCGCCGGAAAGTCGCGCTTCGTCAGCTTGCTCAAGGAGACGATCGCGCGGCCCGAGGCCGCAACCGAGGCGATCAAGGTCACGCCGTCGCTGGTGCTCGGGCATAGCGACCAGGGCCTTGCCGAACTCGCCGACGGCGACACGCCGGCCGGCACGATCAGCCGGCGCTTCGAGGTTGGCGACCAGCGGGCGCGCGCCTTGCTCGCCGGCGCCGGTCTCGACATCGACCTGCAGAATCGCGCGGTCGGCAATCTGTCGGGCGGCCAGAAGGCGCGGCTGGCCATGCTTGTCCTGCGGCTGACCAATCCCAATTTCTACCTTCTGGACGAACCGACCAATCATCTCGACATCGACGGGCAGGAGGCGCTCGAGGGCGAACTCGCCGACCAGCAGGCCAGCTGCCTGCTGGTCTCGCATGACCGCAGTTTCGTCAGGGCGGTGGGCAACCGGTTCTGGCTGATCGAGGGGCGGCGCCTGATCGAGCTCGAAAGCGCCGAGCCGTTCTTCGCCTCGGTCGCCGGAGGCCGGACATGA